One segment of Cottoperca gobio chromosome 24, fCotGob3.1, whole genome shotgun sequence DNA contains the following:
- the LOC115003831 gene encoding dihydrolipoyllysine-residue succinyltransferase component of 2-oxoglutarate dehydrogenase complex, mitochondrial-like, translating to MLSRSRCAYRTVGRSLSAVSQANNVLARQSVSGLPVCSQVVYRNSQPCEFPSSAYVFHIRHFKTSAVHRDEVITVKTPAFAESVSEGDVRWEKAVGDSVTEDEVVCEIETDKTSVQVPAPASGIIEELLVPDGGKVEGGTPLFKLRKGEVAAKAAPSPAAEAAAPPPPPPPAAPTAMPPVPPQAAQAKPVSAIKPTAAAPAPPTAGGRGGENRVKMNRMRLRIAQRLKEAQNTCAMLTTFNEVDMGNIQDMRKLHKDAFLKKHNIKLGFMSAFVKASAYALTDQPAVNAVIDDSTKEIVYRDYVDISVAVSTPKGLVVPVIRNVETMNFADIEKTINALGEKARSNQLAVEDMDGGTFTISNGGVFGSMFGTPIINPPQSAILGMHGIFDRPVAINGKVEIRPMMYVALTYDHRLVDGREAVTFLRKIKAVVEDPRVLLLDM from the exons ATGTTATCACGATCCAGATGTGCATACCGGACGGTTGGTCGCTCTCTGTCAGCGGTGAGCCAG gcCAATAATGTGCTGGCCCGGCAAAGTGTATCAG GCCTCCCTGTCTGCAGCCAGGTAGTTTACAGGAATTCTCAGCC ATGTGAATTTCCATCATCAGCATATGTCTTCCACATCAGACACTTCAAGACATCTGCTGTCCACA ggGATGAGGTCATCACAGTCAAAACTCCTGCATTCGCAGAATCTGTTTCAGAGGGGGATGTGAGATGGGAGAAAG ctGTGGGCGACTCAGTGACAGAAGATGAAGTGGTGTGTGAAATTGAGACGGACAAG ACCTCAGTACAAGTCCCCGCTCCAGCATCTGGCATAATTGAGGAACTGCTGGTGCCTGATGGAGGGAAAGTAGAAGGAGGGACGCCCCTCTTCAAACTCCGGAAAGGAG AAGTTGCTGCCAAAGCTGCTCCCTCCCCAGCTGCAGAGGCAGCGgcccctccaccacctcctccacctgcagcccCCACTGCCATGCCTCCAGTGCCACCACAAGCAGCCCAAGCCAAACCTG TGTCTGCCATCAAGCCcacagctgcagctccagctcctccaacagcgggaggcagaggaggagaaaacagG GTGAAGATGAACCGTATGAGGTTGAGGATCGCCCAGAGGCTAAAGGAGGCTCAGAACACCTGCGCCATGTTGACCACCTTCAACGAGGTGGACATGGG AAACATTCAGGACATGAGGAAACTCCATAAGGATGCTTTCTTAAAGAAGCACAACATCAAACTGGGTTTCATGTCGGCGTTTGTGAAGGCTTCTGCATACGCTCTGACTGACCAACCTGCTGTCAATGCCG TTATTGATGATTCAACCAAAGAGATCGTCTACAGGGATTATGTAGACATTAGTGTCGCTGTGTCAACTCCAAAG gGGCTTGTTGTACCGGTGATCCGTAATGTTGAGACCATGAACTTCGCTGACATCGAGAAAACCATTAATGCGTTGGGAGAAAAG gCTCGTAGCAACCAGCTTGCGGTTGAAGATATGGACGGAGGCACCTTCACCATCAGCAACGGCGGCGTGTTTGGCTCCATGTTTGGCACACCCATCATCAACCCCCCACAGTCTGCCATCCTGGGCATGCATGGCATCTTCGACCGACCTGTGGCCATCAATGGCAAG GTTGAGATCCGCCCCATGATGTATGTGGCACTGACATACGACCACCGACTCGTCGACGGAAGAGAGGCGGTCACTTTCTTACGCAAGAtcaaagcagtggtggaagatcCACGAGTGCTGCTCCTGGACATGTGA
- the LOC115003720 gene encoding jun dimerization protein 2-like, with amino-acid sequence MMPGQIPDPSLAAGSLPCLGPLAGISATTLTDQLKLADFRQLGTMLSPLHFLGRLGKRPLAIKTEMDEDDERRKRRREKNKVAAARCRNKKKERTDFLQRESERLEVVNSDLKAQIEELRMERQQLMVMLNLHRPTCIVRTDSVKTPESEANPLLEELSTDAK; translated from the exons ATGATGCCGGGACAGATACCTGACCCTTCGCTGGCGGCGGGCTCCCTGCCCTGCCTGGGCCCGCTGGCGGGCATCTCGGCCACCACGCTCACTGATCAACTCAAGCTGGCTGATTTCCGTCAGCTTGGCACCATGCTGTCCCCGCTCCATTTCCTGGGGAGGCTGGGGAAGAGGCCACTGGCCATCAAGACAGAG atggatgaagatgatgaaagGAGGAAACGGAGacgagagaaaaacaaagtagcAGCAGCGCGATGCCGAAACAAAAAGAAGGAACGGACTGACTTCCTTCAAAGG GAATCCGAGCGTCTGGAGGTGGTGAACTCCGACCTGAAGGCCCAAATCGAGGAGCTCCGTATGGAGAGGCAGCAGCTAATGGTGATGCTCAATCTCCACCGGCCCACCTGCATAGTGAGGACCGACAGTGTCAAAACCCCCGAGAGCGAGGCCAACCCGCTGCTGGAGGAGCTGTCCACCGACGCCAAGTGA